The following proteins are co-located in the Scomber scombrus chromosome 2, fScoSco1.1, whole genome shotgun sequence genome:
- the rnf38 gene encoding E3 ubiquitin-protein ligase RNF38 → MPIAAAGQPTTREPRVCPRLPSTPEPVPKGADLFDEAGAAESAERTDYGGAEGGRGLGGYSYSQSGARGFVQPGSTNSSPPQSPAASSSFLFHPLHAHQMAMEPPRTRSRSRSGYYQQYGGGNGNGITGSGVMGSNHHHHHHSHHHQQQQQQLHPQQQHGAGCAPLGAHSTHPDNQQRAPGSNTPPGIQRLSSVPGAHRIPAAGASGGSYHCHPDHAYGEESDKSEESPSPKRQRLSSQSVLEQLTSSAPPPSTPSPPIRPWESGPPSRRQPHPHTHYHQERCLTPARHRRSPPARRQRGRLSRPARHLPPHHHPSTQGPAPRLSPSELQDENYHHSHHPSTHQTYPTHTPSSYGQPPTTGGGVAGTEEPRAFHPPTLSPRLLHPAAHHHHHHHHQQQHHATQQQQGAMVMDLHEQLQQGSVPVSYTMTPVPPHGLAAPLCSSQHLPPTCSSQQQVPACSVVFSTGQHYHPMLQACSMQHLPVPYAFPSLLSSDPQFLLPPPPHLSHHPPHLPTPGQFLPFQTQQPRSPLQRIENEVELLGEQLSVGGGFSYAHHHHHHHHHQPPSTLPPSTPLQFLSHHDPLSQELFTVPYPHFMPRRFTGRRYRSQQAVPPSPYHPSFLPYFLSMLPVPPNVAPTISLELDVDDGEVENYEALLNLAERLGEAKPRGLTKADIEQLPSYRFNPNNHQSEQTLCVVCMCDFESRQLLRVLPCNHEFHAKCVDKWLKANRTCPICRADASEVQRDSE, encoded by the exons ATGCCAATCGCAGCCGCTGGACAGCCAACGACTCGGGAGCCCAGAGTTTGCCCCCGGCTGCCCTCCACCCCGGAGCCTGTCCCTAAAGGGGCTGATTTATTCGACGAGGCGGGGGCGGCGGAGTCGGCGGAGCGGACAGACTACGGGGGCGCAGAGGGGGGCAGAGGACTCGGAGGCTATAGTTACAGCCAGAGCGGCGCTAGGGGCTTTGTACAGCCCGGATCCACCAACAGCTCTCCACCGCAGTCCCCAGCCGcgtcctcctcttttctcttccacCCCCTTCACGCCCACCAAATGGCCATGGAGCCCCCAAGGACTCGATCGCGTTCTCGGTCTGGATATTACCAGCAGTACGGTGGTGGGAATGGTAATGGGATTACAGGCAGTGGAGTCATGGGATCtaaccatcaccaccaccaccatagCCAccaccatcagcagcagcagcagcaactgcaTCCACAGCAGCAACACGGTGCCGGCTGCGCTCCGCTCGGAGCTCACAGCACCCACCCGGACAACCAGCAGCGAGCCCCGGGAAGTAACACCCCTCCTGGCATTCAGAGGCTTTCTTCGGTTCCCGGAGCGCACCGCATCCCGGCAGCAG GAGCCTCCGGCGGGTCTTACCACTGCCACCCAGACCATGCATACGGAGAGGAGAGCGATAAG AGTGAGGAAAGCCCCAGTCCAAAGCGCCAGAGGCTGTCCAGTCAGTCCGTCTTGGAACAGTTGACCTCATCCGCCCCCCCACCATCCACCCCTTCTCCCCCCATCCGCCCCTGGGAATCAGGACCCCCAAGTCGGAGACAACCTCACCCCCACACGCACTACCACCAAGAGAGATGCCTCACCCCCGCTCGGCACAGACGCAG CCCGCCAGCAAGGCGACAGCGCGGCCGACTCTCCAGACCCGCCCGTCACTtgcctccccatcaccacccctCCACCCAAGGCCCCGCACCTCGCCTGTCACCGTCGGAGCTCCAGGATGAAAACTACCACCATAGCCACCACCCCTCCACACACCAGACGTACCCGACGCACACCCCCAGCTCCTACGGGCAGCCCCCCACAACCGGAGGCGGGGTGGCAGGTACCGAAGAACCCCGAGCTTTCCACCCCCCCACCTTGTCCCCACGGCTACTGCACCCAGCTgctcaccaccaccatcaccatcatcatcagcaaCAACATCACGCAACGCAACAGCAGCAAGGAGCCATGGTCATGGACTTACATGAACAG CTCCAGCAGGGCAGCGTACCAGTCTCCTACACGATGACCCCAGTCCCTCCTCACGGCCTCGCAGCACCTTTGTGCAGCAGTCAGCATCTTCCCCCTACCTGTTCTTCACAACAACAGGTCCCCGCCTGCAGTGTGGTCTTCAGCACTGGACAACACTACCACCCG atgctACAGGCGTGTTCAATGCAACATTTGCCAGTGCCCTACGCCTTCCCCTCGCTGCTGTCCAGTGACCCTCAGTTCCTGCTTCCCCCTCCACCCCACCTCTCTCATCACCCGCCCCACCTCCCCACACCCGGACAGTTCCTGCCTTTCCAAACGCAACAGCCAAGATCG CCCTTACAGAGGATCGAAAACGAGGTTGAGCTTCTTGGGGAGCAGCTTTCGGTGGGCGGAGGCTTCAGCTACgcccaccatcaccaccaccaccatcaccaccagcCTCCCTCCACACTACCGCCCTCCACGCCACTCCAGTTCCTCTCGCACCATGACCCCTTGTCACAGGAGCTCTTTACAGTG CCCTATCCTCACTTTATGCCTCGCCGATTCACAGGCCGGCGTTACCGCTCTCAGCAGGCTGTTCCCCCGTCACCATACCACCCCAGCTTCCTGCCTTATTTCCT GTCGATGCTTCCCGTCCCCCCAAATGTTGCCCCCACTATCAGTCTAGAACTGGATGTGGATGATGGAGAGGTAGAGAACTATGAG GCCCTGCTGAACCTGGCGGAGCGTCTCGGAGAGGCGAAGCCCCGTGGTCTAACTAAGGCAGACATAGAGCAACTCCCATCATACAGGTTCAACCCCAACAACCACCAGTCTGAGCAAACACT gtgtgtggtgtgtatgtgcgaCTTTGAGTCTCGCCAGCTCCTAAGGGTCTTGCCCTGTAATCACGAGTTCCACGCCAAGTGTGTAGACAAGTGGCTTAAG GCTAACCGGACCTGTCCTATCTGTCGAGCCGACGCCTCTGAGGTCCAGCGGGATTCTGAGTGA
- the zgc:195282 gene encoding cysteine-rich protein 1 has protein sequence MVGYCPICGKPVYFGEKKRSLGRDYHPLCLKCQKCNRQLTPGQHAEYDEKPYCSHCYLKMFGPRGNR, from the exons ATGGTAGGCTACTGTCCAATCTGTGGGAAGCCTGTCTACTTTG GTGAGAAGAAGAGGTCCTTAGGGAGGGACTACCACCCTTTGTGTCTGAAGTGTCAAAAGTGCAACAGACAGCTCACACCTGGACAACACGCTGAG TATGACGAGAAGCCATATTGTTCACACTGCTACCTGAAGATGTTCGGTCCCAGAG GTAACAGGTGA